A genomic stretch from Candidatus Schekmanbacteria bacterium includes:
- a CDS encoding CoA-binding protein, protein MKNLRKIFEKSKTIAVYGMSKNPDKPAQLVPAYFVSQDYNVVPINPSADEIIGIKCHKNLSDISERIDILDVFRPSEEAVEVVKEAIERRKIKGDIDVIWLQEGIVSDTARELAEKEGIIFIQDKCLYKEYVKVFPERD, encoded by the coding sequence ATGAAAAACCTTCGCAAAATATTTGAGAAGTCAAAGACCATAGCAGTTTACGGGATGTCTAAGAACCCTGACAAACCGGCGCAGCTTGTCCCTGCTTATTTCGTATCGCAGGACTACAATGTGGTTCCAATCAATCCTTCAGCAGATGAGATCATTGGCATTAAATGCCATAAGAACCTAAGTGACATATCTGAGCGGATAGACATCCTTGATGTTTTCCGTCCCTCTGAGGAAGCAGTTGAAGTTGTGAAAGAAGCTATAGAAAGAAGAAAGATAAAAGGCGACATAGACGTCATCTGGCTGCAGGAAGGCATCGTAAGCGATACCGCCCGCGAACTCGCAGAAAAAGAAGGCATTATCTTTATACAGGACAAATGCCTGTACAAAGAATACGTAAAGGTCTTCCCCGAAAGAGATTAA
- a CDS encoding cytochrome ubiquinol oxidase subunit I, with the protein MHYPWWYVPFLTSPMLIAGVSVFHVFVSMYAVGGGLFLAAETQYAYKTGNRAYLSYLKDHAWFFILITAVYGSITGVGIWWTIGLASPLATEALIHIFVFGWAMEYVFFVLEIASAFIFYYYWDRLSSKTHQTIGWIYGISAWISLVLITGITAFMLHPGNWPADQSFWSAFLNPQFLPQTIARTGGSLLLASLYVYMHAAFRLKDKSLQGLISTRSTKPGLLGAILVTVGGLWWFAALPESAKAALAAASVLNVLMVLIFLLTIVVFIMLYLGPFRNPGWITPGFAILLFTFGLAATGTGEFIREAVRKPFVVYDVVLSNQILPSEIPSLKKNGYLEGGVWTKAFIASYYPSALNPEGQINEAELLNLPQSERIKIGEVLFQYHCNDCHAAGDGYSAVGQVTRGWTPEMTLTLLRHLDQAHFFMPPFAGTDEEAMLLTDYIQSIAKPFPQGLPREN; encoded by the coding sequence ATGCATTATCCCTGGTGGTATGTTCCCTTTCTAACATCCCCGATGCTGATTGCAGGTGTTTCTGTGTTTCATGTTTTTGTTTCCATGTATGCGGTAGGAGGAGGTTTGTTTCTTGCAGCCGAGACTCAATACGCCTACAAAACCGGGAACCGGGCTTATTTAAGTTATTTAAAAGATCATGCATGGTTCTTCATTCTTATAACAGCTGTTTACGGCTCCATAACCGGTGTAGGAATATGGTGGACAATCGGCCTTGCTTCTCCCCTTGCTACGGAAGCATTGATTCACATATTCGTATTCGGCTGGGCAATGGAATATGTTTTCTTTGTTCTTGAGATCGCTTCGGCATTCATCTTTTATTATTACTGGGACAGACTTAGCTCAAAAACCCACCAGACAATCGGGTGGATTTATGGAATCTCTGCATGGATAAGCCTTGTTCTTATAACAGGTATCACAGCCTTTATGCTTCACCCGGGAAACTGGCCGGCAGACCAGTCCTTCTGGTCTGCGTTCCTTAATCCGCAGTTTCTGCCGCAGACAATTGCACGAACCGGAGGTTCACTTCTTCTGGCATCGCTTTATGTCTACATGCATGCTGCATTTCGCCTAAAGGATAAGAGTCTGCAGGGGCTAATAAGCACGCGCTCCACAAAGCCGGGTCTTCTTGGCGCCATACTTGTAACAGTTGGAGGACTCTGGTGGTTTGCTGCACTTCCTGAATCAGCTAAGGCAGCGCTTGCAGCAGCAAGCGTTTTAAATGTGCTCATGGTACTCATATTCCTCCTGACCATAGTTGTGTTCATTATGCTTTATCTGGGGCCATTCAGAAACCCGGGGTGGATAACACCCGGATTTGCTATCTTGCTTTTCACTTTCGGTCTCGCTGCAACAGGAACAGGAGAGTTCATAAGGGAAGCAGTACGCAAACCTTTTGTTGTCTATGATGTCGTTCTCAGCAATCAGATTCTTCCATCTGAGATACCGAGCTTGAAGAAGAATGGCTATCTCGAAGGAGGAGTATGGACAAAAGCTTTTATTGCAAGCTATTACCCTTCTGCGCTCAATCCTGAAGGACAAATAAACGAAGCAGAGCTTTTGAATCTTCCCCAAAGCGAAAGGATAAAAATCGGAGAAGTCCTTTTCCAGTACCACTGTAACGACTGCCATGCAGCAGGCGATGGTTATTCTGCTGTTGGACAAGTTACACGCGGCTGGACACCTGAAATGACATTAACCCTTTTAAGGCATCTTGATCAGGCGCACTTTTTCATGCCTCCCTTTGCCGGTACAGATGAAGAAGCAATGTTGCTTACAGATTACATTCAATCAATTGCAAAACCATTTCCTCAGGGCTTGCCCCGTGAGAATTAG
- the glgB gene encoding 1,4-alpha-glucan branching protein GlgB, giving the protein MNVRKISFITDDDVYLFKEGNHFKLYEKLGARICIDDGTPGTYFAVWAPNASTVSVTGDFNGWNNKSHRLYSRSDSSGIWEGFIPGIGKGDIYKYHIKSHYHNYRVSKADPFALLYETPPKTASVIWDLNYKWDDAEWMGKRHAANSIHAPMSIYEIHIGSWRKVPEDGNRPLTYREMADYLPDYVSSMGFTHVEFLPVTEHPFYGSWGYQSLGYFAPTSRYGTPQDFMYLIDSLHKHNIGVIFDWVPSHFPGDEHGLSYFDGTHLYEHSDPKQGFHPDWKSYIFNHDRYEVRAFLVSSAIFWFDKFHIDGLRVDAVASMLYLDYSRENGEWVPNHYGGRENLGAIYFLRRLNEAVYSDYPDVQMIAEESSAWPMVSRPTYVGGLGFGMKWNMGWMHDTLEYFTKDPIHRKHHHNQLTFSIWYAFFENFLLPLSHDEVVFGKGSLIGKMPGDYWQKFANLRLLFGYMYGHSGKKLLFMGGEFAQWSEWYHETSLDWNLLEYEKHQQIQRWVQDLNRLYRAEPAMYELDADREGFEWVDFSDWEGSIISFIRKGRTVNDLVLVICNFTPVTRTGYKIGVPREGFWKEVLNSDSSEYGGSNNGNSGGVNAGKDSSYGHGFSVSLTIPPLAVIFMKHSG; this is encoded by the coding sequence GTGAATGTCAGGAAAATTTCTTTTATAACAGATGATGATGTTTACCTTTTTAAGGAAGGCAATCATTTCAAACTTTATGAAAAGCTTGGTGCACGCATTTGCATAGATGACGGGACTCCCGGGACTTATTTTGCAGTCTGGGCGCCAAATGCATCTACAGTTTCTGTAACCGGAGATTTCAATGGATGGAATAACAAATCGCACAGGCTTTATTCAAGGTCTGACAGCTCCGGTATATGGGAAGGTTTTATTCCGGGTATCGGTAAAGGCGATATTTACAAGTATCACATAAAATCCCATTACCATAATTACAGAGTCAGTAAGGCAGACCCTTTTGCATTACTTTATGAAACTCCTCCTAAAACCGCTTCAGTAATATGGGACTTAAATTATAAATGGGATGATGCAGAATGGATGGGAAAAAGGCATGCTGCCAATTCAATCCATGCTCCCATGTCTATTTATGAAATTCACATCGGCTCATGGCGCAAGGTGCCAGAAGATGGAAACCGTCCTCTCACATATCGTGAAATGGCGGATTATCTTCCCGATTACGTCAGCTCTATGGGATTCACACATGTTGAATTTCTTCCCGTAACAGAGCATCCGTTTTACGGCTCATGGGGTTATCAGTCTTTAGGCTATTTTGCACCAACAAGCAGATACGGGACCCCTCAGGATTTTATGTATCTTATCGACTCTCTTCACAAACATAACATTGGAGTTATCTTTGACTGGGTGCCTTCGCATTTCCCCGGAGATGAACATGGGCTTTCTTATTTTGACGGGACTCATCTTTATGAACATTCCGACCCAAAACAGGGTTTTCATCCTGACTGGAAAAGTTACATATTCAACCATGATAGATACGAGGTTCGCGCATTTCTTGTGAGCAGTGCTATTTTCTGGTTTGATAAATTCCATATTGACGGGCTCAGAGTGGATGCGGTTGCCTCAATGCTTTATCTAGATTATTCGAGAGAAAATGGGGAATGGGTGCCTAACCATTATGGCGGAAGGGAAAACCTCGGGGCAATTTATTTTTTACGCCGGTTGAATGAAGCTGTTTACTCCGATTACCCTGATGTCCAGATGATAGCTGAAGAATCCAGCGCATGGCCTATGGTGTCAAGACCTACATATGTCGGGGGTCTTGGGTTTGGCATGAAATGGAATATGGGATGGATGCACGATACGCTCGAGTATTTTACAAAAGACCCAATCCACAGAAAGCACCATCATAATCAGCTTACTTTCAGCATTTGGTATGCATTCTTTGAAAATTTTCTTTTACCCCTTTCTCATGATGAGGTTGTTTTCGGGAAGGGCTCTCTCATAGGAAAAATGCCGGGTGATTACTGGCAGAAGTTTGCAAACCTCCGCCTCCTCTTTGGCTATATGTACGGCCACTCAGGGAAAAAGCTTCTCTTTATGGGCGGTGAGTTTGCCCAGTGGAGCGAGTGGTATCATGAGACAAGCCTGGACTGGAATCTTCTTGAATATGAAAAACATCAGCAGATACAAAGATGGGTGCAGGATTTAAACCGTTTATACAGGGCTGAACCTGCGATGTATGAACTTGATGCAGATCGGGAGGGTTTTGAATGGGTGGATTTCAGCGACTGGGAAGGGAGCATAATAAGTTTCATCAGGAAGGGCAGGACTGTAAATGACCTGGTGCTTGTGATCTGTAATTTTACTCCTGTAACACGGACAGGATATAAAATCGGAGTTCCAAGGGAAGGGTTTTGGAAAGAGGTACTTAACAGCGACAGCTCGGAGTACGGAGGAAGCAATAACGGGAATTCAGGCGGTGTCAATGCCGGTAAAGATAGTTCATACGGGCATGGTTTTTCGGTCTCTTTGACGATTCCGCCGCTTGCTGTGATTTTCATGAAACATTCCGGATAA
- a CDS encoding DUF3536 domain-containing protein — protein MNRYICIHGHFYQPPRENPWLDEVEKQESAHPFHDWNARITAECYAPNTASRIVNEKEKIIDMVNNYAKISFNFGPTLLTWMERNNPEIYSAIIEADILSRTFYSGHGSAIAQTYNHMILPLANTRDKRTQVIWGIRDFEYRFGRKPEGMWLAETAVDLESLDIMAEQGIIFTILSPRQAKQVRRIGDEKWRDVSGGSIDPRMPYVCRLPSGRNMNIFFYSGQIAQEVAFGGLLNNGEGFAKRLCSVFSEHNHTPEMSHVATDGESYGHHHRFGDMALAYCLRYIESHNLAKITVYGEFLEINPPNHEVEIYENSSWSCAHGVERWKSNCGCNTGMHSKWNQAWRAPLRESLDWLRNKIIPVYETGISKYLESASAARDDYIWVILNRSEDNVENFFKRHARKKLKDNEKSIVLKLLEMERHSMLMYTSCGWFFDEVSGIETVQIIQYADRAMQLAESISGASLESLFAKKLSHVPSNIVKYGNAKHVYGNFVKTARVDLLRVAAHYTITSLFEDYPEEAKIYCYNVTSKTNDKLNKGKLKYAAGQALLQCEITWDKSEISFAVVHPGDHNLLCGISTDMTANEYIEICSKVRAAFDSGNIIKVLNLIDSNFGLQTYSLKHLFKDKQQAVLQQIMEDTEEEIDDYYHQIFEYYSPIVHYLRKSRMELPKGIYTAVEHVLNCKLKKVLESKMPDIEDLKNAISEIEQLDLEIEGTTLSFAANMKISELMGKLSKDAENISLMENIEEVIKLLNGLPLILDLWKAQNICFKIWRQKSGEMKNRAEKNDRKATVWITRFKSLGDYLDVNIE, from the coding sequence ATGAACCGCTATATCTGCATACATGGCCATTTTTATCAGCCTCCAAGGGAAAATCCCTGGCTTGACGAAGTGGAGAAACAGGAGTCCGCTCATCCATTCCATGACTGGAACGCAAGAATAACAGCCGAGTGCTATGCTCCAAACACAGCCTCCCGCATAGTTAATGAAAAAGAGAAGATAATAGACATGGTGAACAACTATGCGAAAATCAGCTTTAACTTCGGACCGACTCTTCTTACATGGATGGAAAGAAATAATCCTGAGATTTACAGTGCGATAATTGAAGCTGACATCCTTAGCAGGACCTTCTATTCAGGACATGGCTCAGCCATAGCACAGACCTATAACCATATGATTCTGCCTCTTGCAAACACCAGGGATAAACGGACGCAGGTTATTTGGGGTATCAGGGATTTTGAATACCGTTTTGGAAGAAAACCTGAGGGGATGTGGCTGGCAGAAACAGCAGTAGATCTTGAAAGCCTCGATATTATGGCTGAGCAGGGGATTATATTCACCATATTGTCCCCGCGTCAGGCAAAGCAGGTCAGAAGGATTGGAGATGAAAAATGGCGTGATGTAAGCGGGGGAAGCATCGACCCCAGGATGCCTTATGTATGCAGGCTCCCTTCGGGAAGAAACATGAATATCTTTTTCTACAGTGGACAAATAGCACAGGAAGTTGCCTTCGGGGGACTGCTTAATAATGGTGAAGGGTTTGCAAAAAGGCTTTGCTCCGTATTTTCTGAACATAACCATACACCTGAGATGTCACATGTTGCTACTGATGGGGAATCATATGGTCATCATCACCGTTTCGGGGATATGGCTCTAGCTTATTGTCTTCGTTACATTGAGTCGCACAATCTGGCTAAGATTACTGTCTACGGGGAATTTTTGGAAATAAACCCTCCTAACCATGAGGTCGAGATATACGAGAATTCTTCGTGGAGCTGTGCTCATGGTGTTGAACGCTGGAAAAGCAACTGCGGATGTAACACGGGGATGCACAGCAAATGGAACCAGGCATGGCGGGCGCCTCTCAGGGAATCTCTCGACTGGCTGAGAAACAAGATAATACCGGTATACGAAACAGGAATTTCCAAATACCTTGAGTCCGCATCTGCTGCCCGTGATGACTATATCTGGGTAATATTGAATCGCAGTGAAGACAATGTGGAGAATTTTTTCAAAAGGCATGCAAGAAAAAAACTCAAAGATAATGAAAAATCAATAGTTCTCAAACTGCTTGAGATGGAAAGACATTCCATGCTCATGTACACAAGCTGCGGGTGGTTTTTTGATGAAGTGTCAGGGATTGAAACCGTCCAGATCATCCAATATGCAGACCGCGCTATGCAGCTTGCCGAGAGCATTTCAGGCGCATCATTGGAATCACTTTTCGCGAAGAAACTTTCGCATGTCCCGAGCAATATAGTCAAATACGGGAATGCAAAACATGTTTATGGAAATTTCGTAAAGACAGCTCGCGTCGATCTTTTAAGGGTAGCTGCACACTATACAATAACGTCACTATTTGAGGACTATCCTGAAGAAGCAAAAATATACTGCTACAATGTTACATCGAAGACAAATGATAAACTTAATAAAGGCAAGCTGAAATATGCAGCCGGACAGGCTCTGCTGCAATGTGAAATCACCTGGGATAAGAGCGAGATAAGTTTTGCTGTTGTGCATCCCGGAGACCATAATCTTCTTTGCGGAATAAGCACGGATATGACAGCAAATGAGTATATCGAAATCTGCAGTAAGGTAAGAGCTGCTTTTGACAGCGGGAACATAATAAAAGTCCTGAATCTCATTGACAGCAATTTTGGCCTGCAAACCTATTCGCTGAAGCATCTCTTTAAAGACAAACAGCAGGCTGTCTTGCAGCAGATAATGGAAGACACTGAAGAAGAGATTGATGATTATTACCATCAGATATTTGAATATTATTCTCCCATAGTCCACTATCTGAGAAAAAGCAGGATGGAACTGCCAAAAGGTATCTATACTGCAGTAGAACATGTTTTAAACTGTAAGCTGAAGAAAGTTCTTGAGAGCAAAATGCCGGACATTGAAGATCTTAAAAACGCTATCTCAGAAATAGAGCAGCTTGATCTTGAGATTGAGGGCACAACATTAAGTTTCGCTGCAAACATGAAAATAAGCGAACTCATGGGAAAATTATCAAAGGACGCAGAAAATATCAGCTTAATGGAGAATATAGAAGAAGTAATAAAATTGCTGAATGGACTTCCGCTTATACTTGATCTCTGGAAAGCGCAGAACATTTGCTTTAAGATATGGAGACAGAAATCAGGAGAGATGAAAAACAGGGCGGAAAAGAATGACAGGAAAGCAACTGTCTGGATAACGCGTTTTAAAAGCCTCGGAGATTACCTTGATGTAAATATAGAATAG
- the mprF gene encoding bifunctional lysylphosphatidylglycerol flippase/synthetase MprF: MELNVRKNIARTVAPLAGIILFTAALFVIHGELQKYHYSEILKSFKELPGMIILSAIGLTAVSYFVLTFYDTLSFRYIRNSLPYPKISAASFIGYAFSNNIGLAALTGGSVRYRLYSGWGLTAIEIANIVAFNTITFWLGFLIVGGTVFLTEPIQLPPSIASLPFNSIKLLGLFFLSVVICYFLVCLIIRRAPIRIKEWDFPIPSVRFAIAQFAVSSLDWMIAGGTLYILLPSGTGMTFQKFLAIFMLAQIAGLVSQVPGGIGVFESIMLYFFTSYADASTVFGALMAYRAIYYLMPFAAAAFMLGAYELYQRKEEVKRFSGVMGNILPGFVPHLLAVATFVSGAVLLFSGAIPSVDWRLTWIKDLVPLPLLEISHFLGSIAGLLLLIIAWGIFHRLDAAYLITAVLLSAGVIFSLVKGFDYEEAILLTLVLAALIPCRRNFYRKTSLLRQRFTFAWTASIIVVLIASVWLLLFSHKHVEYSNELWWQFSLSGDAPRSLRAIAGVIGLAFFFGAASLFRSSKPLPELPEQEKMSSVRAIVKNAKNASANLALLGDKSFLFSESGRAFIMYAVEGNSWIALGDPVGDEEEKAELVWRFREKSDYFNAWPVFYQISDENLYLYIELGLTFYKLGEEGRVNLTEFSLEGKDFKGLRHTHNKLEKEGWSFEILGIENVIQIMPRFREISSSWLAEKNTREKRFSLGYFNESYIMEFPAVIVKKEEQVVAFANVFESAGKEELTIDLMRYDSNAPPGVMDYLFVSLMLWGKKEGYAWFNLGMAPLSGFNNRKLSPLWNRLGALIFVHGEHFYNFQGLRQYKEKFHPEWSPRYLASPGGLAFPRVLANIAALVSGGIKGVISK; encoded by the coding sequence ATGGAATTAAATGTACGAAAAAATATTGCGCGTACTGTTGCCCCATTGGCAGGTATAATATTATTTACTGCAGCACTTTTTGTTATTCACGGCGAGCTTCAAAAATACCACTATAGCGAGATATTGAAAAGCTTCAAGGAACTTCCGGGCATGATTATTCTATCTGCCATCGGCCTTACTGCTGTAAGCTATTTTGTTTTGACGTTTTACGATACTCTTTCTTTCAGATACATCAGGAACAGCCTTCCTTATCCAAAGATATCAGCAGCATCGTTTATAGGATATGCATTCAGTAATAATATAGGGCTTGCTGCGCTTACAGGAGGTTCTGTCCGCTACAGACTTTACTCGGGGTGGGGATTGACAGCCATAGAAATCGCTAACATCGTTGCATTTAACACTATAACCTTCTGGCTTGGATTCCTTATTGTGGGTGGTACGGTATTTCTTACGGAGCCGATCCAACTGCCGCCATCAATTGCATCTCTTCCATTTAATTCAATTAAACTTCTTGGCCTGTTTTTCCTGTCGGTTGTTATTTGTTATTTTCTCGTATGTCTCATAATAAGAAGAGCCCCTATCAGGATAAAAGAATGGGATTTCCCAATCCCGTCAGTCAGGTTTGCAATTGCACAGTTTGCAGTTTCATCTCTGGACTGGATGATCGCAGGAGGGACACTCTATATCCTTCTTCCTTCAGGCACCGGCATGACATTTCAGAAGTTTCTTGCCATATTCATGTTAGCCCAGATTGCAGGACTTGTAAGCCAAGTCCCCGGAGGAATCGGAGTGTTCGAATCAATAATGCTTTATTTCTTTACAAGCTATGCTGATGCTTCAACAGTGTTTGGAGCTCTTATGGCATACAGGGCGATTTATTATCTTATGCCATTTGCAGCGGCAGCTTTTATGCTTGGAGCTTATGAATTATATCAGAGAAAAGAGGAGGTAAAACGGTTTTCCGGTGTCATGGGTAATATCCTGCCGGGTTTCGTTCCACATTTACTTGCTGTCGCAACGTTTGTATCGGGAGCAGTTCTTCTCTTTTCCGGAGCGATACCATCTGTTGACTGGCGGTTAACATGGATTAAGGATTTAGTACCGCTCCCCCTACTTGAGATATCTCATTTTCTTGGGAGTATTGCCGGGTTGCTTCTGCTTATTATCGCATGGGGTATTTTTCACAGGCTTGATGCTGCCTATTTAATCACCGCAGTGCTCCTTTCCGCAGGTGTTATTTTTTCACTTGTTAAAGGATTCGACTATGAAGAAGCGATTCTGCTGACGCTTGTATTGGCAGCGCTTATCCCCTGCCGCAGAAATTTTTACCGCAAGACTTCACTATTACGCCAGCGTTTTACCTTTGCCTGGACGGCCTCTATAATAGTAGTTCTTATAGCATCTGTTTGGCTGCTGCTTTTTTCACATAAGCATGTTGAATATTCCAATGAACTTTGGTGGCAGTTCAGCTTGTCCGGTGATGCGCCGCGCTCGCTTCGTGCAATCGCCGGTGTTATCGGACTTGCGTTTTTTTTCGGTGCTGCGAGTTTGTTCCGTTCATCAAAACCTCTACCTGAACTTCCTGAACAGGAAAAGATGAGCAGTGTACGCGCCATTGTTAAAAATGCAAAAAACGCATCCGCAAATCTAGCACTTCTTGGTGATAAGTCTTTTCTATTTAGCGAAAGCGGCAGAGCTTTTATTATGTACGCTGTAGAAGGAAACAGTTGGATTGCGTTAGGTGATCCTGTAGGAGATGAAGAGGAAAAAGCTGAGCTTGTCTGGAGATTCCGTGAAAAGTCTGATTATTTCAATGCATGGCCGGTCTTTTACCAGATAAGCGATGAGAATCTTTATTTATATATTGAGCTTGGGCTAACGTTTTATAAGCTTGGAGAAGAGGGGAGGGTTAATCTGACGGAGTTTTCTCTTGAAGGAAAAGATTTTAAGGGACTGAGGCACACCCATAATAAACTGGAGAAGGAGGGATGGTCATTTGAGATTTTAGGCATTGAAAACGTAATCCAGATAATGCCGCGCTTTCGGGAAATATCCAGCTCATGGCTTGCTGAAAAAAATACCCGGGAAAAAAGATTTTCCCTCGGTTATTTTAATGAGTCATACATAATGGAATTCCCGGCAGTCATAGTAAAAAAAGAAGAACAGGTTGTTGCCTTTGCAAATGTTTTTGAAAGCGCTGGCAAAGAAGAACTAACCATAGACCTTATGAGATATGATTCAAATGCTCCTCCCGGCGTAATGGATTATCTTTTCGTGTCTCTCATGCTCTGGGGGAAAAAAGAAGGTTATGCATGGTTTAACCTTGGCATGGCGCCTCTTTCAGGTTTCAATAACAGAAAGCTTTCGCCGTTATGGAACCGCCTGGGAGCACTGATATTCGTACATGGAGAACACTTTTACAATTTCCAGGGTCTTCGCCAGTATAAGGAAAAATTTCATCCAGAATGGTCACCGCGATATCTTGCATCGCCAGGTGGTCTTGCATTTCCGAGGGTTCTTGCTAATATTGCTGCACTGGTTTCAGGGGGGATAAAGGGGGTTATTTCAAAATGA
- a CDS encoding virulence factor family protein has translation MRRLIYFLISFFILSATAYAGEETLKFGRFGNVMIYRNSLKPSHVVLFVSGDGGWNLGVIDMAKSLSALDAIVVGIDITHYMKELRNTDEKCSYPAADFELLSKFIQKHYDFPKYEPPVLVGYSSGATLVYAVLVQAPTGTFQGAISLGFCPDLPLDRPLCRGSGLEWKSGPKGKGYSFLPFHELKTPWIALQGEIDMVCDAKATELFVKQVGEGKLISLPNVGHGFSVPKNWMPQFKEAFTGLFNKPKQMVEKSESGDISDLPVVEVMPSIPESGKRMAIMVSGDGGWAGIDRELAGALAAKGIPVAGVDSLQYFWKPKNPEIAANDLERIIKHYLNLWGKERIVIVGYSLGADVIPFMITRLSSEVSEKIELIALLGPEHTADFEFHITDWIGLSPQLNLHPLLPELKKIKNIKILCFYGDEEKDSLCRDIDIAIAKPMRLEGGHHFGGNYQFIADSILNELK, from the coding sequence ATGAGACGGTTGATTTATTTTTTAATTAGCTTCTTCATTCTTTCAGCGACAGCCTATGCGGGTGAAGAAACATTGAAATTCGGGCGCTTTGGGAATGTAATGATTTACCGCAATTCCCTGAAGCCATCACATGTTGTTCTTTTTGTCTCGGGTGATGGGGGATGGAATCTTGGTGTTATAGATATGGCGAAGTCGCTTTCAGCACTTGACGCTATTGTTGTGGGAATAGACATCACGCATTACATGAAAGAGCTTAGGAACACAGATGAAAAATGTTCTTATCCTGCCGCTGATTTTGAATTGCTGAGTAAATTCATTCAAAAACATTATGATTTTCCTAAATATGAACCGCCAGTCCTTGTCGGTTATTCATCGGGTGCTACCCTTGTTTATGCTGTCCTTGTTCAGGCCCCAACAGGTACATTCCAGGGTGCCATAAGCCTCGGCTTCTGTCCTGATCTCCCTCTTGACAGGCCATTGTGCCGCGGAAGCGGACTTGAATGGAAGTCTGGTCCAAAGGGGAAAGGCTATTCATTTCTTCCTTTCCATGAACTTAAAACACCATGGATTGCTCTTCAGGGAGAAATTGACATGGTTTGCGATGCTAAAGCTACCGAGCTATTTGTAAAGCAGGTTGGAGAGGGGAAATTAATATCACTTCCTAATGTAGGGCATGGTTTTTCTGTACCCAAAAACTGGATGCCGCAGTTTAAGGAGGCGTTTACAGGTTTATTCAATAAACCTAAACAGATGGTTGAAAAATCAGAATCCGGAGACATAAGCGATCTTCCTGTTGTTGAAGTTATGCCGTCAATCCCGGAATCAGGAAAAAGAATGGCTATAATGGTTTCAGGCGACGGCGGTTGGGCCGGGATTGACCGTGAGCTTGCCGGTGCACTTGCTGCAAAAGGTATCCCTGTCGCAGGAGTTGATTCCCTTCAGTATTTCTGGAAGCCAAAGAATCCGGAGATTGCTGCCAATGATCTTGAAAGGATAATAAAGCATTATCTTAATTTATGGGGAAAAGAGCGGATAGTGATTGTCGGCTACTCGCTTGGAGCTGATGTCATTCCATTTATGATAACAAGGCTTTCCTCTGAAGTGTCGGAGAAGATAGAGCTGATAGCTCTTCTTGGTCCGGAGCATACTGCTGATTTTGAGTTTCATATCACTGACTGGATAGGGTTATCTCCGCAGTTAAATTTGCACCCCCTTCTTCCAGAGCTTAAGAAAATAAAGAATATAAAAATACTTTGCTTTTACGGAGATGAAGAGAAAGATTCTCTTTGCAGAGATATAGACATAGCTATAGCAAAACCGATGCGCCTTGAAGGTGGACATCATTTCGGCGGCAACTACCAATTCATCGCTGATTCAATACTAAATGAATTAAAATAA